A genomic window from Bdellovibrio sp. SKB1291214 includes:
- a CDS encoding cytochrome P450, which yields MQNRPPREQRFDSTWDFMSRPYEFISTVCRRNNSPAVDVRLMLKKTTVISGPGAVRFFYDPQNFIRKGAMPEPVRATLLGKGGVQGTDGEEHKKRKELFMSFMTPEQVQHLSHLFDDAWTSRIPSWSHEKEIDVYQELLDLLVISGCEWVGVPLTAQEKPKRTADMRALFQYAASPIAKHMKSRLARWRSRKWIGQMVRDIRRQNLGAAATPLQKIALYKDSQGNFLPVPHAADEVLNLIRPITAISVFMIFSLHAITFYPEQAQKLQTEASYLDLFVQEVRRFYPFFPAVSAVSRRDLYFNGYFIPQGQRVMLDVYGINHDKDFWYQSMTFNPERFREIPWQEIENFIPQGGGNYRTGHRCPGEAITVELMKVALDFFTRRLMFKMDLSDPRLALSEMPPLPVHAIKLQDVTWKNQAGNVGTQFSSLLNH from the coding sequence ATGCAGAATCGCCCGCCTCGAGAACAACGTTTTGATAGCACATGGGATTTTATGTCACGCCCTTACGAATTTATTTCAACCGTTTGCAGAAGAAATAACAGTCCAGCGGTTGACGTACGTCTCATGCTGAAAAAAACAACGGTCATCTCAGGGCCCGGAGCCGTGAGATTCTTTTATGATCCTCAGAACTTTATTCGCAAAGGTGCTATGCCCGAACCCGTTCGCGCCACACTTCTGGGAAAAGGAGGCGTTCAAGGGACCGACGGCGAAGAACATAAGAAACGCAAAGAACTGTTTATGTCATTTATGACACCCGAACAAGTTCAACATCTTTCGCATCTTTTCGACGACGCTTGGACATCGCGAATTCCAAGTTGGTCACATGAAAAGGAGATCGATGTCTATCAAGAGCTTCTCGATCTTTTGGTCATCTCTGGATGCGAGTGGGTCGGTGTTCCCTTAACTGCACAAGAAAAACCAAAAAGAACTGCTGATATGCGTGCACTGTTTCAATACGCAGCTTCGCCGATCGCCAAACATATGAAATCTCGTCTCGCACGTTGGAGATCACGAAAATGGATTGGTCAGATGGTTCGCGATATACGTCGCCAAAATTTAGGAGCCGCGGCGACGCCCTTGCAGAAAATCGCGCTGTACAAGGACTCGCAAGGAAACTTTTTGCCTGTGCCTCACGCGGCGGATGAGGTTTTAAATTTGATTCGTCCTATCACGGCTATTTCCGTTTTTATGATTTTTAGTTTACATGCAATCACCTTTTATCCAGAACAAGCCCAAAAGCTACAAACTGAAGCCTCATATCTAGATCTGTTCGTTCAAGAGGTCCGCCGTTTTTATCCATTCTTCCCTGCGGTATCTGCGGTCAGCAGACGCGATTTGTATTTCAATGGTTACTTTATTCCACAAGGACAAAGAGTCATGTTAGATGTCTATGGCATCAACCACGATAAAGATTTCTGGTACCAATCCATGACCTTTAATCCAGAACGTTTCCGCGAAATACCTTGGCAGGAGATCGAAAACTTTATCCCTCAAGGTGGTGGTAATTATCGCACAGGTCACCGCTGTCCCGGCGAAGCTATCACTGTGGAGCTGATGAAAGTGGCCCTTGATTTTTTTACTCGCAGACTTATGTTCAAAATGGATCTTTCCGATCCAAGGTTGGCACTGAGTGAAATGCCCCCACTTCCAGTTCATGCGATAAAATTGCAAGACGTTACTTGGAAAAATCAAGCGGGTAACGTCGGCACGCAGTTCTCGTCACTACTGAACCATTAA
- a CDS encoding manganese catalase family protein: protein MFMHNKRLMYTVRVSEPNPVLAGMMLEQFGGPQGELAAAMRYFTQGLADVDPKRKDMLMDIATEELSHLEVIGSIVCMLNAGVKAKVAEGLEEGMLLRELNQGGESQTTSLLYGGGAALVNSAGVPWTAAYIDTITEPTADLRSNIAAEARAKIVYERLINVTDDPGIKDALKFLMTREVAHQKAFEKALYAIKENFPPGKLPGEPEFSNKYYDLSQGAGNARGPWNEGEQWEFVEEYQEMQAVDGGDGMASVVLEPEEEALAMNVQKRTESSLKDPTTGADLGAKRDGSAGKTKSIH from the coding sequence ATGTTTATGCATAATAAACGACTTATGTATACAGTAAGGGTTTCGGAACCAAATCCTGTGCTAGCGGGCATGATGTTAGAACAGTTCGGTGGTCCTCAAGGTGAGTTGGCGGCAGCTATGCGCTATTTCACTCAAGGACTTGCAGATGTCGATCCAAAGCGCAAAGACATGCTGATGGATATCGCGACCGAAGAACTGTCGCATCTTGAAGTGATTGGCAGCATTGTGTGTATGTTAAACGCCGGTGTGAAAGCAAAAGTCGCCGAAGGTCTTGAAGAGGGAATGCTTTTAAGAGAGTTAAACCAAGGTGGGGAAAGCCAAACGACGAGCTTGCTTTACGGCGGAGGAGCGGCGCTTGTGAACTCCGCGGGCGTACCTTGGACCGCAGCCTATATCGATACTATCACGGAGCCTACAGCCGATTTACGCTCGAACATCGCAGCAGAAGCCCGCGCTAAAATCGTCTATGAACGGTTGATAAATGTAACCGACGATCCTGGTATTAAAGATGCGTTGAAGTTTTTGATGACCCGTGAAGTGGCCCATCAAAAAGCCTTTGAAAAAGCCCTTTATGCAATCAAGGAAAATTTCCCTCCAGGAAAATTACCAGGAGAACCAGAGTTCTCGAACAAGTACTATGACTTGTCTCAAGGTGCGGGGAATGCTCGTGGACCTTGGAACGAAGGTGAACAATGGGAATTTGTGGAAGAGTATCAAGAAATGCAAGCGGTTGATGGCGGCGATGGTATGGCCAGTGTTGTCTTAGAACCTGAAGAGGAAGCCTTGGCAATGAATGTACAGAAACGTACAGAATCAAGTCTCAAAGATCCAACGACAGGTGCGGACCTAGGAGCTAAACGCGATGGTTCCGCTGGTAAAACAAAGTCTATACACTAG
- a CDS encoding Gfo/Idh/MocA family protein has product MKRKIRYAVVGLGHIAQVAVLPAFKNARSNSELVALVSSDKRKLKSLGKKYKVENLFSYEEYADLLKSGLIDAVYICTPNVDHKLYTVEAANAGIHVLVEKPLATTESDCLAMMNAVQKNKTKLMVAYRLHFEKANITASELIANGKIGEPRLFNSTFTYQLTDQDNIRLKQEKGGGPLFDIGTYCINASRYLFKEEPIEVFATVASHPRDDRFKEVEEMAAVTLRYPNAKLANFVVSFGTEASANFDVFGTKGALCLENAYEYTEDMTLTVTKKDKDQVREYKKRDQFAPEIVYFSECILNNKNPEPSALEGLADVKILNAIFKSAQSRKAVSLDQTNKRSRPHKGQMIMRPPHRKPKTVNVQSPHN; this is encoded by the coding sequence GTGAAAAGAAAAATTCGTTATGCAGTCGTCGGTTTAGGTCACATCGCCCAAGTCGCTGTACTTCCGGCATTTAAAAACGCTCGATCCAATTCAGAACTCGTCGCTTTGGTTTCAAGCGACAAGCGCAAACTAAAATCCCTTGGAAAAAAGTATAAAGTAGAAAATCTTTTTTCGTATGAAGAATACGCTGACTTACTTAAAAGCGGACTGATCGACGCCGTTTATATCTGCACGCCGAATGTGGATCACAAACTCTATACTGTCGAGGCAGCAAACGCCGGAATTCACGTCTTGGTGGAAAAGCCACTGGCAACGACCGAGAGTGACTGCCTTGCGATGATGAACGCCGTTCAGAAAAATAAAACAAAGCTGATGGTTGCATACCGTCTGCATTTTGAGAAAGCCAATATCACCGCTTCCGAGTTGATTGCCAATGGTAAAATAGGCGAGCCACGACTGTTCAACTCCACCTTTACTTATCAGTTAACGGATCAGGATAATATTCGTCTTAAACAAGAAAAAGGCGGTGGCCCCCTCTTCGACATCGGCACATATTGTATAAATGCATCTCGTTACTTATTCAAAGAAGAGCCCATTGAAGTGTTCGCAACTGTTGCTTCTCATCCTAGGGATGACCGCTTTAAAGAGGTCGAAGAAATGGCCGCGGTCACATTGCGCTATCCCAATGCAAAACTTGCAAACTTTGTGGTGAGTTTTGGTACAGAGGCTTCGGCAAATTTTGATGTTTTCGGAACAAAAGGAGCCCTCTGCTTAGAAAATGCCTATGAATACACGGAAGACATGACTTTGACCGTCACCAAAAAAGACAAAGATCAAGTGCGCGAATATAAAAAAAGAGATCAGTTTGCACCTGAAATCGTCTATTTCAGCGAATGCATTCTAAATAACAAAAACCCAGAACCCTCTGCCTTAGAAGGTCTTGCAGACGTAAAAATATTGAATGCGATCTTTAAATCCGCACAATCCAGAAAAGCTGTCAGCCTTGACCAAACCAACAAACGCTCCCGACCTCACAAGGGCCAGATGATTATGCGCCCGCCCCACAGAAAACCAAAAACTGTGAATGTTCAAAGCCCCCACAATTAA
- a CDS encoding DUF4142 domain-containing protein produces MKKYSASLFTVASLLLFALNCFALDDTHITEIMKTANTGEIDAGKLAKKRATKDSVKTFAEKMVKEHTDNRDKVKEISKDQDIKMVDSDESKMLKDDAKKKIKDLKKVKGGEFDKAYMGTQVAMHQQLLDDLDQKLIPQAKNPKLKSYLEETRTHVQNHLNDAKTIQTELQ; encoded by the coding sequence ATGAAAAAATATTCTGCATCCCTATTCACAGTCGCATCGTTACTGCTTTTTGCTTTGAATTGTTTCGCCTTAGATGACACCCATATTACGGAAATTATGAAAACTGCAAATACGGGAGAAATCGACGCTGGAAAGCTTGCGAAAAAACGTGCGACCAAAGATTCTGTGAAAACCTTCGCAGAAAAAATGGTTAAAGAACACACCGACAACCGCGATAAAGTGAAAGAAATCTCGAAAGACCAAGATATCAAAATGGTTGATAGTGACGAAAGCAAAATGCTGAAAGACGACGCCAAAAAGAAAATCAAAGATCTGAAAAAGGTCAAAGGTGGCGAGTTTGATAAGGCCTATATGGGCACACAGGTCGCTATGCACCAGCAACTCCTAGACGATCTTGACCAAAAGCTGATCCCTCAAGCTAAGAATCCAAAATTGAAATCATATTTAGAAGAGACAAGAACCCACGTACAAAATCATCTGAATGATGCCAAAACTATTCAAACAGAATTACAGTAG
- a CDS encoding GNAT family N-acetyltransferase: MELTIRQEHIEDRAQVEQLIQKAFLRAEHTDGNEHHLVHILRFSASFVPELSLVALLEGKIVGHILFTKLGINTGSGNFPNSLAIASIAVSPDYQNRGIGGMMIDEGHRVARDLGFHSVILSDPTGYSPRFGYKQASYWGIKAPFDIPDEAFLAYELTPAALKGASGYVEYPPEFGI; encoded by the coding sequence GTGGAATTAACTATTCGCCAAGAACACATTGAAGATCGCGCCCAAGTTGAACAGCTGATTCAAAAAGCTTTTTTGAGGGCTGAACACACCGACGGCAACGAACATCACCTAGTGCACATTCTGCGCTTTTCGGCATCGTTTGTTCCGGAGTTATCGTTGGTGGCATTGCTTGAAGGAAAAATCGTGGGACACATTTTATTTACAAAGCTTGGTATCAACACGGGCTCTGGAAATTTCCCTAACTCACTAGCAATCGCTTCGATCGCGGTATCGCCCGATTATCAGAATCGCGGCATTGGTGGAATGATGATCGATGAAGGTCACCGCGTTGCACGGGACCTGGGATTTCATTCGGTGATTCTATCGGATCCAACGGGCTACTCGCCCCGCTTTGGATACAAGCAGGCATCGTACTGGGGCATCAAGGCCCCATTTGATATTCCCGATGAGGCCTTTTTAGCTTATGAACTCACCCCCGCTGCGTTAAAGGGAGCAAGTGGTTATGTGGAGTACCCTCCCGAATTTGGCATCTAA
- a CDS encoding MFS transporter, protein MRSRIPLSLISLALGGFGIGLTEFVIMGLLPEVAAAMNVTISQAGHYIAAYALGVVVGAPLLVLAGRSYPPKKLLKILMIIFTVFNGLSALAPNSWTFLLLRFLSGLPHGAFFGVGAVVASRIAPPGKAASAIAVMLGGLTICNIIGVPLATYLSQLSSWRAAFGLVAVIGAITFTAIHLWLPELEPITKGGRAKDEFVIFKNSNLWFGIAIASIGFGGFFSWFSYINPLLTHQTAVAKEYIPYFLSLAGLGMTVGNWLGGRMADSMSALKAAVYLLLSMTLVLILNSMLSAHLVPMIFLTFITGANAMAMGSPIQILLLESSKESPLLGSSIGQGAFNMGNSLGAFLGGLPLAAGLSFNSPLWVGTALAFGGLLIALSLKRRIGDFKASADTIALH, encoded by the coding sequence ATGCGATCTCGTATACCGTTAAGTCTTATCTCCCTGGCCTTGGGCGGATTTGGTATTGGTCTGACTGAATTTGTGATCATGGGTCTTTTGCCTGAAGTAGCCGCTGCAATGAATGTCACGATCTCGCAAGCTGGTCACTACATTGCGGCTTACGCTTTGGGAGTGGTGGTTGGAGCACCCTTGCTTGTTCTTGCAGGAAGGTCTTATCCTCCCAAGAAACTTTTAAAGATTCTGATGATTATCTTTACCGTTTTTAATGGTCTGTCTGCCTTGGCACCAAATTCTTGGACATTCTTGCTTTTAAGATTTCTTTCGGGGCTGCCTCATGGGGCTTTCTTTGGTGTGGGTGCGGTTGTCGCTTCCCGAATTGCTCCTCCAGGAAAAGCCGCCTCCGCTATCGCCGTGATGCTGGGTGGCCTGACTATTTGCAACATCATTGGAGTTCCGCTGGCTACTTATTTAAGTCAGCTTTCTAGCTGGAGAGCCGCCTTTGGATTGGTGGCTGTGATTGGCGCTATCACGTTTACGGCGATCCATTTATGGTTGCCAGAATTAGAGCCCATCACCAAAGGGGGGCGTGCTAAAGATGAATTTGTTATCTTTAAAAACTCCAACCTGTGGTTCGGAATTGCGATTGCGTCGATTGGTTTTGGCGGATTTTTTTCTTGGTTCAGCTATATCAATCCTCTTCTGACTCATCAGACGGCGGTGGCCAAAGAGTACATCCCTTACTTCTTATCATTAGCCGGGCTTGGGATGACCGTGGGAAATTGGTTGGGCGGTCGAATGGCAGATTCGATGTCAGCACTCAAGGCGGCGGTTTACTTGCTGTTGTCTATGACGCTCGTATTGATATTGAACTCGATGCTTTCCGCTCACTTGGTACCGATGATTTTTCTGACGTTTATTACGGGCGCAAATGCCATGGCGATGGGATCACCAATACAGATTTTACTTCTGGAATCCTCCAAGGAATCCCCGCTTCTGGGATCCTCCATAGGACAAGGAGCTTTTAATATGGGAAATTCGCTGGGAGCCTTCTTAGGAGGGTTGCCTCTGGCAGCAGGCTTATCTTTCAATTCCCCATTGTGGGTCGGAACGGCATTAGCGTTCGGGGGGCTTTTAATCGCCCTTTCTTTAAAACGTCGCATCGGTGACTTTAAAGCTTCAGCCGACACCATCGCTCTTCATTAG
- a CDS encoding response regulator transcription factor yields MYPSSFTLLSKVNQNLNCAFLGTWGERIRGMPKRFLLVEDDSAIARIVTDSLMLDGYSVDWEYDGLNALKKLSTRHYDLVITDLRLPSLSGFDLLKHIKSHYTNLPVIMLSAVADLEEKLQGLKNGAEDYICKPFSIGELQIKVAKIMRSYENTPVISCGDLRLDRIKRVLTNQTEKIDIQEREFHLLETFFLNPDKVISKEQILRNICGYNFVPSTNVVDVLICRLRDKIAHKKSSVSIKTVRGIGYRIHTDPHGNDVQVSPST; encoded by the coding sequence ATGTATCCTTCATCGTTTACCTTGCTCTCCAAAGTTAATCAAAATTTAAACTGTGCCTTCCTAGGCACTTGGGGTGAAAGGATACGAGGTATGCCGAAGCGGTTTCTATTGGTCGAAGATGACAGCGCCATTGCAAGGATTGTAACTGACAGCTTGATGTTGGATGGCTACTCCGTAGATTGGGAATATGATGGCTTAAATGCTTTGAAGAAGCTTTCCACCCGTCATTACGACCTTGTTATTACAGATTTAAGACTGCCTTCCCTGAGCGGATTTGATTTACTCAAACACATCAAAAGCCATTATACGAACTTGCCTGTCATCATGTTAAGCGCGGTGGCGGACTTAGAAGAAAAACTTCAAGGGCTAAAAAATGGGGCTGAGGATTATATCTGCAAACCATTTTCTATCGGAGAACTTCAGATCAAGGTCGCAAAAATCATGCGATCTTACGAAAACACACCGGTGATATCCTGCGGTGATTTACGGTTGGATCGCATTAAGCGAGTGCTTACCAATCAAACCGAAAAAATCGACATTCAAGAGCGCGAATTTCATTTATTAGAAACGTTCTTTTTAAATCCCGACAAGGTGATTTCCAAAGAGCAGATACTAAGAAATATCTGTGGATATAATTTTGTGCCCAGCACGAATGTTGTGGATGTTCTTATTTGCCGCCTGCGCGACAAAATTGCCCATAAGAAAAGCTCGGTCTCTATAAAAACTGTGCGAGGAATTGGTTATCGAATACACACCGATCCTCATGGGAACGACGTTCAAGTTTCGCCGTCCACTTAA